In the Armatimonas rosea genome, CCAGGGGATGCTCCAGCCGCGCTCTTGCTTCCAGGTGTCGAGCTTGGCGAGCGGGGCGCGGGAGACAAGGACAAAGCGGGTATCGCGCTCGTCGAGCAGCGAGAGGTCCGCGATGGCGTCTACGAAGCCCGTGCAGCCAGGGCAGCCTCTTTCCCAGTCTGGGCCGTACATGAAGTGGTAGACAATCAGCTGGCGCTTGCCCGCAAAGAGGTCGAGGAACTGCTGCTTGCCCTCGGGGCCGTCGAAGACATACGCTTTGTCCAGCTTGACCATAGGAAGCCGCCGCCGCGCCGCTGCGAGGCGATCTCCCTCGCGGGTGTGGGCTTTCTCTTGAAGCAAGAGCGCCTCGCGCTCGGCAGCCCACTGCTCACGGGAGACAATGGGGGGATGGGGGATCTGATTCTCACTCATGGCTTGACGACTCCGTGGCGCGCCGTCAAGCCGGAAAGGGGGAGTGCGAATTTAGCAGACTTTCTCTACGGAGCGATATGATAGCAACACATGTCTAATAAATTTCATGAAAATACAAACGACGAGAGCGCGGTTCTGGTCGCGCTGGAGACCGACGAGAGCCAGGATAGCCTGGACGTTCGGCTGGAGGAGCTGGCAGAGCTAGCCAGCACCGCTGGGATCAAGGTTCTCGATACGTTTGGCCAGCGCAAGCGCAACCCCGACCCCGCGTTTCTGATCGGGCACGGCAAGGCCGATGAGCTCTACACGGTGGTGGCTGACCTAGAGCCGACCGTTGTGATCTTCGACAACGAGCTCACCCCGACCCAGCAGCGCAACCTGGAGCTGACCCTCAAGACCCGTGTCATGGACCGGACCCAGCTCATTCTCGATATCTTCGCCCAGCGCGCCCGCACCCGTGAGGGCAACCTCCAGGTCGAGCTGGCCCAGCTGACCTACTCCCTGCCGCGTGTCGGGCTGCTCTACACCAAGTTCGAGCGCCAGCAGGGCGGAATCGGGGTGCGTGGCGGTGGCGGTGAGAGCAAGGTCGAGCTGGACAAGCGCAAGATTCGCGAGCGGATCGCCGAGCTGACCAAGGAGCTGGAGGAGGTCAAGAAGACCCGCCGCCAGCAGCGCAGCGCCCGGCGCAAGCTACCGTTCCCATCGGCCGCCTTGGTAGGGTACACGTCGGCGGGCAAGTCGACCATCCTCAACCTGCTCTCGGGCTCCGAGGTGCTGGCCGATAAGATGCTCTTCTCCACCCTGGACCCCACCACCCGTCGCGTGAGCCTCCCCGATGGCCGGGGGATTCTGCTGACCGACACCGTGGGCTTTATCCGGAGCCTGCCGCATGACCTGGTCGCGGCGTTTCGAGCGACTCTGGAGGAGACGATCGAGGCGGACTTTCTGCTACACATTGTCGATGTCAGTAGCCCCGAGGCCGACCGCCACCGCGACACGGTCCTAGAGACTCTGGAGTCGCTCGGAGCGCACGATAAGCCGATCCTGACGGTCTTCAACAAGAGCGATCTGGTCGAGGACCAGGCAGTGCTCCATGAGCTGGTGGCCCAGACCCCCAACTCCTGCGCCATCTCAGCCGCCAAGGCCATCGGCCTCACCG is a window encoding:
- a CDS encoding DUF899 domain-containing protein; the encoded protein is MSENQIPHPPIVSREQWAAEREALLLQEKAHTREGDRLAAARRRLPMVKLDKAYVFDGPEGKQQFLDLFAGKRQLIVYHFMYGPDWERGCPGCTGFVDAIADLSLLDERDTRFVLVSRAPLAKLDTWKQERGWSIPWYSSFESEFNYDFDVTREQGEASGLSVFFQLGDEVYHTYSTYARGVENLVHTYALLDVTPYGRQEDFEDSPEGWPQKPTYG
- the hflX gene encoding GTPase HflX, whose product is MSNKFHENTNDESAVLVALETDESQDSLDVRLEELAELASTAGIKVLDTFGQRKRNPDPAFLIGHGKADELYTVVADLEPTVVIFDNELTPTQQRNLELTLKTRVMDRTQLILDIFAQRARTREGNLQVELAQLTYSLPRVGLLYTKFERQQGGIGVRGGGGESKVELDKRKIRERIAELTKELEEVKKTRRQQRSARRKLPFPSAALVGYTSAGKSTILNLLSGSEVLADKMLFSTLDPTTRRVSLPDGRGILLTDTVGFIRSLPHDLVAAFRATLEETIEADFLLHIVDVSSPEADRHRDTVLETLESLGAHDKPILTVFNKSDLVEDQAVLHELVAQTPNSCAISAAKAIGLTDLMDRISETMKGLVETMLVAIPYSRSELVAQCHEFGVVHSVDYGPEHILVRADVAHALAGKLAEFQIV